From the Chiroxiphia lanceolata isolate bChiLan1 chromosome 6, bChiLan1.pri, whole genome shotgun sequence genome, the window TGCTGCAAACTTTTCCTCAGGAGCACGAGTGAGGTGAGACTGGAGAAGTgctgccttgctgctgctgctgtaattCACAAAAGCCTAGAGCTTTATCGGTGTTTCATGTTCTGTACCAGTCTATCTGGTACAGACTCTTAATTGGTTATGTGCCAGAATGCCACAATATGGCTTCTGATTAACTGTGCAACTCTCTGTGTGCCCATTTTCCTGCCTATACATACGTTAGGATTGGGAAGGCACCACTCATTAATCTTCTGTGTCATCAAAGTCTCCACATCTGTCACAATTTTTAACCAGCTTGATGCGAAATGATGATAAAGAATCATCATGCTATCAAATACctccatttaaaaacaaagtattcTATAAACTTACATGTTGCTGGCAAGTTTGAGCTCTACTGGGTGCTCTGGAAGCTTCAgatctctggaaagaaaaagatactgTTTTCTAATGATACAACACATCCAGCCCAAGTGAGGTGATGTGTCATGTGCAGGAAATTTTCCCCTCCATGAAAGGACTGATATGACACTGGTTGGTGCCACCAGAAGTTACTCTGTCTCCCCCCCCACCCAACAGAAGGCTTAGATCAATCCCGGTGTTCCTAAGTCCATACTGTCAACCTACATATATTAGTGTCTCACAAATGGATGAATAAGAATTATCCTGTTGCAAGGGAAGGAATAACCttaaatcaaaaccaaaagtaCCTACCTCTTCTTCCAcctctctttcctctgcctgcctgccatGGTATTTGCAGATGTGTTTAATTTCATGCTCTTTGCACCTCGGGGCTCCCACGAAGCTATAGTACTTCTGGACaacaacagaaacacagaatattatGTGGGGAGGCATCAAAGGCCATACTCACAGCTACTGCAGATTTACAACTGAAAGTGGAACTGCACAGCTACTGACTTCCTGTATTAATTGCCTGGTTTGTTCTCTTGTGAGGATGAAAACAATGCCTGGATGTCCACAGGACACCTGCCTTATGGTACAAGACTGTCAGCCCTGATTTTAGAAGCCTGTCTCCTGACACAATATGTAGGGAGGGACTCTGGCACCTCAGAACTGAAGTCATGAAAATGTCAGAAGGAATACACCTTCCTGATCAGGCTCTTCGAGAAAAGCTCGGGTGGAAGAAGGCACAGTTTATGGGTCCTTAATAGGACATATATGACAGTGAGGTGCTTTGCAACCTAGCCAGTGAAGATTCATTCTGCAAGGCACATGCAAGAGCAGCACTCTAAAAGCAGAACATGTTAATACTGAAAACTGGGTCAGTAAAGAACCTAAAGTGTTTTCAAGGCTGGTACCAGTAGCACAGCAGTTTTGAGAACTGTATTTAAGTCCACAGCAGCCCTCTTCTGGTTCAGCTGCAAAGGTACTGGAACCTTCCCCATTGCAAATTAAATATTAGAgtacagctctgctgccatctGTTGTCACCAGAGAACTCCTCCCAGGGTTACCTTTTTGATAACAGGGACCAAAAGGTTCCAAAATATCTATTTTCCAAAAGGTTccaaaatatctattttatttcacttatgTTGTCCTTGACCCTCGCTGTCAGGATtaaacataacaaaaataaGGCCAATAGCAATTCTTATTTCCAGATCTACTGCTATGCTTTATTCCTCGAGAAATTAAATCAAACTTTTGGTGAGTAATGAGGGTAAACTTTGGACCCTTAGTAACTCCAAACAACTCAGCTTAAATCCCACTTCTAATTGTTTGCATTTAAGTGGCTAAATGGTTATGTTCAGCTGGGgatttttatttgtgctttttaagCTTTATCCATGAACTTACAGGTCTGACAATTCCCCCTTTTTATGACTCTTCTCTACAGAAATGACTGAAGCAGTACTGTCTTGGCTGATGCATAAGTGTGGAAATCAttcactgcttttccagctctAATACTGTTAACAGGCCATAAGGTAGAccttatatattatatatatatatatatataatataggttggaaaacaccctTAAGATCATACAGTCCAACCATAAACTTAGCACTGCCAATTCCACTGCTAAGGATGAATCTCTATACacttgtatttttgtttcattttgtgtaaAACTCTATTCTGCCTGAGTTGTTTTCAGGAGTAACTGGTTACTGTGTATGTAGTGCTTTCGAATGATAGAAGAGTTGCTTAAGATCTAATCATTTGGTGTGATGAAGTACTGTTTTCTCTAATGTAATTGCAGACTTAGCCTGTGTTATTAACTCTGCAGACAACGAGCTCCCTGCTGTGTTGTAACAGCTCCCGAGGGGCACAGCCGCTGTGAACTGCGGTGGAGTTCACAGAGACTTcagtgcagcagctgggctgcagggctgcgTTCACAAGGATGAGCTGGCAGAGGTTGGCTCCTGGTCCATCCACCCCATAAGGCAATGACACCTGGCAGCCAAAGCCAGCATGAAAGCAGTGGAGCTGTGCATCTGTAAGCCATACCCCTCCATTTCTACTTATCACAAAGATACAGTGCTGCTCAGAACTGAGCCCACAGTCCTCATCCAGTGGCAACATCCCAGATCAAGTTCAACCTGGTTTCATCTGGGAATGGAGTTggttttcttcctagtagctggtacagtagctgtattttggatttggTATAAGTATAATGCTGACAACaaactgatgttttggttgttgaaTGgtgcttaccctaagtcaaggacttttcaatgtctcatgctctgccagcgGGGAGGTGCACAAAAAGATGGGAGGGAGCctagccaggacagctgacccaaacttGCCAgaaggatattccataccatggaCTGTCACGCTTAGTATAAACTGGGAGAGTTGGCCGGGGAGGGCTGACTGCTGTTTGGGCTGGGCATTGGTGGTGAGCAACTGTATTGTGCATCCCTTGTtcttcttgggttttatttgtctctctccttttcattacaattattattatcattactattattgtattttactttgtttcaattattaaactgttcttctctcaacccacgagttttattttctcctgattctcctcccatcccaccagggtagggggacagggaagggagtGAGCTGTATGGTACTTAGTTGCTGACTGGGGTTAAATCACAATACTGGGAGGTTAACTCTAAATTCAGAGCAAAAACATGACACAATCTCTCTGCTCGAGAGTCAAACTCTCCCTTACTTCCACCACCCAGAACACTGTCAGCCAGCATGAGTAGTTCACATTGGCCTGATGGAAACAAAGGGTTACTATGTCATAAAACCACTCTACAGCAGAGATACTTTGGAGCACTGGAAACACTCCATATATTGTGACACAAAAGCCTGCACAGGGGCCGACACAATGTAATTTGTGATGTCACCTGACATTTCTGCCTCTCTGACTGTAAAGCCTTTTCACCAAGAAATGGAGAAACCCTCTGCTAAAATCTGCACTGGGCTACTGGTACCATCCATGGAAAATGCTGACAGTGGTGTTTATCAGCTTAAATGCGATAACACCGGTGAAACCTGCCATGTACCCTGCTACCCCATGATGGTGAATGCCCCAAATGTCTTCATCTAGGCCGATGTCAGAGGCTCACTGGCTGAACTCTTTCCATGCAATGAGCGAAAGTGAAGTctaattttttcagtaaaagtgGTGCCTGCCGGGCACATCATAAACATTCCCCTCTGCACGGGTCTGGGGGCGAAACCTCACCTCGCATTCCCTTGAGGCTTTACCCATCAGCTTCACGATCGAATCGAAGGCTGCGCTGAGGCGCTCGGCTTCTTCCTCCTGCAATTAAAGACATTCTCTGTAACCCAGCGCGGTGCTCGTTGCTTAGAGGCAGAAAGCGATTAAACAGCAAACACTGCAGGCTGTCCCTGGGGTGGCACAGTCCCGGGTGGCCCAGCGCTGCCCCGCCGGTTCCAAAGGAAGATAAAACGGGGGGAAGGGGGGTAGGAAGTGACAAGGCGTATTTTAGGACGCTCGTTAAGGCTCGCACGTATACGGACATGTAGGGGTGTGTACAGAGAGGTGTGCGGGTGTCACTGACCGGTCCCGGTTCTGGTCCCGGTCCCGCCGCCCGGCGCCGCGCGCGCTCCAGCACATCTCGCGCCAGCCCGGCCGTGCGCCCCGCGCGCGCCACCTCcatcccgccgccgccgcgagACACCGCCGCCTCCTGCGCACGCGCcagcccgccccgccccgcgggccCCGCCCCTAatcccccccgccgccgccgatAGGGGGCGctgccgccccgccccgccccgcccgggaGCGCCGGGGAAGATCCCCCGGGACGCGGCCCCCAGTAGCGCCCGGTGTGGGGAATCTTCGCTCGGCGTGCCCCGGGGCCTCCACCCTGCGGTGCACGGCGGTGCTGCCCggctgtttggttttcttttaaaacttgtGAGGTACAAGGTGACGATGGCAGCAGGTAGCGATGGCCGGCTGGGCGAAGGGGGTGCGGGCGAGAGGGCACAGCATCTGCGTCCGCTCGCCGAAGGAAAACCCGCTCACCTGGGTCGGTGAAAGAAACCACGCGGCGTTTTGGCCTCCCTGCGAGCAGGGTTTGCCAAACCAGCCGGTTcgctccctgggagctgggtcTGTCCCGGGAGGGTTCTCCAGCGAGGCCGTGGTCACCGCTTGGAGTCACCATATGGGCTCGGGAAGCGGCTCCATGTGAGTCAGAGCTACCCCGAGGCCTCGCTAACCCCGTGTGCCCCGAGGTGACGGTGGGAAGGGCGAAATACGCACAGAAACTTTCTTTAAGTGCGGTATGGCCAAGGTTAACGTGGAGGCCCCGATTCTGCAAGTCCTCCATTCTTGTTGAGAGCTTTGCTAGTTGTAATCTGTTTggcaaacagcaaaaataatccCCTCCTAGTTTAAGTTTTACTGTCGTCTACCAGTTGCTTaaccagagcagcagccagggcctGTAATAAACAAGCTCTTTGCAGGCTGCTTGTTCATTAGAACACATTCAGAGCCCCAACTCAGTGTTCAGATACAGCTTAAGTTTGGTCTCCTGTACTCACAAGAAAATTTAGGGAGTTGCTGGAGTgcttgaggagaaaaataatatttgatgAAAGCAATGTTAGCATGTTTGATGGGCTGGAGAAGCAGCCAGAATAGACTGCTTCCTGCTTAATTGGAAGCTGAACATCTTTCTTTGCATCATTCCTTGTTAGCAATGGTCTCCTGGAGAAGCAGGTGAGTTTGCTGTCTGGCTGCACTTGTGAAATATACTTGGAAAGGCCCTCCTATGTCCTTTTCGTAACAGGGAGAGAACCATTCatttgctgctcctgccaggtACTTGTAGCAGTAGCTTGTTCAGGAGGTAAATTATTCCTTGTGTGCTGAAATTTAAACTCCCACCATTTTTTGATGTTTGATGACACAGTACTCCTTTTGCAGCTGAGTAAATACATCTGTCCCAAGAAGGCTGACAGCTGAAacagcttttgctttgaaaCACACATTCACATCAGAATCCAGATGAGAGCTACCCTTATTTCCTGTACATTCACTCTTTTGAAATATAATGGAGGCTCGTGAAATGCTGGGCATTTGCACCAGATTCCTTGTTGTATGGGATGATGGATCAAAATATCTCAGacaatatattttgttttgttgatgaGGTGGCAAAAGCCAAGAATAGTTTATCCTGAGTGTTTGGTTCTGTGTTCAGAGAAGTATCCTGGTGTAGGAAACCTCATATGCATATGCCTAATGTGGAACAACATTTTGCTTCCATTTCCGTCAATGGAAAGAAAGTCAGCAAGTGCTTAAAGTTCAAGAAATGTGTAGTGCTGGAATTTGTACTTCCAGTTGCAGAGTGCATATGtcgctcttttttttttccttctgtatctAGTATCATTTGGTTAATATATTGTAAAGTGACTTGTTTTATAAACGCCTACATAATACTTCAAGATCTAGGAGCAGTCTTTGTATTTTGCAATACTCATGGTCCTGCTAACAGCCAGTGTCCTGCCTCTTCAGTGTGCTTTTTTTATATCAAACGTCTTGTGCAGGTTTCTCATCTGCCAAACCATCAGAAGCCACACGTGTGCCAGGGAGCTGGCCTGCCCAATGCTGTTGGTGGCCTGCACAGAGTATGTGCTTTATTGCTTGTACCACACACAGACCTTCTTCACCCCTGGTACGTGCCCTGTGTCCTGGTGTGGCAACTGGGCACCTCGGGCTGTGCTCCCGAGGAAGCAGAGCATTCCAAAttgctgccaggagctgctcccagcaggctGCATCTGAACCGAGGTACCCGGAATGAAGTCCAGAGGCAAGCCGCtgcctccctcttcccccctcGTTCTCCACAGGTGCTGTTGCTGCGAGCTACCCCGGGAAGCTCGGGAAAGGCCCCGGGAGCTCTCCCGCTCCTGGCGCCCTGATGGGATCCATCTGCTCCGCGCCTGGCGCAGGAAGCGCCGcctgctctcctccttccttccgTTCTGCCCCGAAAGCGGCTCCGCGCCGCGAGGAGCGCAGAGCTCagagtgttttaaataaaaaataaacggTATCGCCCCTCCGGGCtaaagggaggaggaaggctgtCAGGCGGGGGTCTCAGTCCTCCCCTCCTCCGCCCATCGAGTCCCGCCgtgctgctcccctccctccctcccgcctGGCCAGGACCGGGGTTTGGGGCCTGGGGGGGTGGGCGCCCACCCCTCCGCGGGGCCGGAGCCGAGCGCTGCTGGCGGGAGCGGCGTCTCGGGCGCCCGGGGCAGCCCGGGCCGGGCTGCGCTGCGCTGTGGGAGCAGGTTTCTTTGTTGGCTGCCGAGTGACTGGTTCCCATTAATCTCCCGCACTGGCCGTGGCCGTCTCCACTTCCTGCCTTTGCATACTTCTCTCCCTCGATCtcagtcccttccctcccccttccctccccccctttctttccctcttcccagcttCTCCAAAAAAGCTACAATCGCCAGGGCTGCGGGACGGGGGCTGGAGGCGGCCGGCGGAGGGAGCGCATCCCTGCGCGCCTCGGTAAGGGCTGGGGAGCCGCGCTGCCGGGCGGTGGTCGCCTCTGGGGGGGGGACCCGGGCAGGGAAGCGGGACTGGGGGAGAAGCGATCGGTCGTGCTGCTGGTCGTCGTCCGTGCACTCCGAGAGCCGCCCGCCTCCCGCCAGTGGGGCGGGCCGGGGATGCGCGGCAGCAGCGGCGGGGGCTCCCCGGGCACCGAGGGTCCCCTGGACCGCCCCTGGGGCAACGGAGCTGCCGGAGGCTGTGCCGCTGCGGGCTGGCCCCGCTATCCTTGCgggaccctgccctgccctgccctgcccggggggaGCGCGGACGGGCGCGGGGTCCTTGCGCACGGGCGGAGCGCGGAGTCGGTGCTCCCGCGCCGGTGAGCGCTGAGCCCGCGGGACGCTGGTTTTCGCGTGGGTGGCGGGGGCAGAGGCACTGCGGAGGGACAGAGCCCGGGAGAACACCTCGGCGGGACTGGGATAACTCCAACCCGCCTAGGGAGCTAACGCGCCGAGCGcggggctctgctctggggagaggCGGGGAACTGCGGCacctcttttcccttccaatGCCCGCTCGCATCGTCTGTCCAGCCGGCTGCAGGGTTTGCGTGCGTGTTGGAAAGAGTAGAGGAGCCACCTGGACTCTGGCGGAAGACTTTCGGATCCCAAGACAGACTTGGCTGAAGAGCTAAGGGAGCTGCTTCAGCAGTTCACTTGGTGGGAAAATCAGATGTACTGCTCTTGGCTTGGTACCAAACGTTTGCATTACTAAGGTCACTGCAATCAAAGAGTAGTGGCTACATATGAGAGAGCCTTCTTGTGTTTACTTCAGTTTTATCTCTCAAATGGACTTTGAATTTAGTAGTCAAGCTAAATAAAAGCGGATGCATAGTATTATTGCATGG encodes:
- the AKIP1 gene encoding A-kinase-interacting protein 1 produces the protein MEVARAGRTAGLARDVLERARRRAAGPGPEPGPEEEAERLSAAFDSIVKLMGKASRECEKYYSFVGAPRCKEHEIKHICKYHGRQAEEREVEEERSEASRAPSRAQTCQQHTRQASKDLYIEVSPGIYSVTAISDDMVKKTLVVGVNAGQSVDLTFVL